One Anopheles marshallii chromosome 3, idAnoMarsDA_429_01, whole genome shotgun sequence genomic region harbors:
- the LOC128713871 gene encoding nicotinamide riboside kinase 1 — translation METWLVIGISGVTNGGKTTLAKSLESYFLAHQNKVFFKENLILNKVVALCQDDYFLPVESPRHEVIKKLNHINWEILSSLDMDRMCQDIMKVLGQKFILYNCHPLRQSDDDSEMGEQVESMDEFNLFADHFLSNFLTKYDENGTGGRTTNIIKKSKNESYQNMSIKINILLLEGFLVFNHSFTRDLCNMKFHIHLPYERCYARRLQRVYDPPDVVGYFEMCVWPMYEKHYREFKGRKDIYVLNGEIPQENIFNYVLNCIKDLL, via the coding sequence ATGGAAACGTGGCTCGTTATTGGCATATCCGGTGTCACGAACGGTGGCAAGACGACGCTCGCCAAATCCCTTGAATCGTACTTTCTGGCCCACCAAAACAAGGTATTCTTCAAGGAAAATCTTATCCTCAACAAGGTCGTTGCACTGTGCCAGGATGACTACTTCCTACCGGTGGAAAGCCCTCGGCATGAGGTGATCAAGAAGCTTAACCACATCAACTGGGAGATACTATCCTCGCTCGATATGGACCGCATGTGCCAGGACATCATGAAGGTGCTCGGGCAAAAGTTTATCCTGTACAACTGCCACCCGTTGCGGCAGAGTGACGACGATAGTGAAATGGGCGAGCAGGTCGAATCGATGGACGAGTTCAATCTGTTTGCCGATCACTTCCTGAGCAACTTTCTCACCAAATACGACGAAAACGGAACGGGCGGCCGGACGACGAACATAATCAAGAAATCAAAGAACGAATCGTACCAAAACATGAGCATTAAGATAAACATTCTGCTGCTGGAAGGATTCCTCGTCTTTAACCACTCGTTCACGCGTGATCTGTGCAACATGAAGTTCCACATCCATCTGCCGTACGAGCGATGTTACGCCCGGCGCCTGCAGCGTGTGTACGATCCACCGGACGTGGTCGGTTACTTTGAGATGTGCGTGTGGCCAATGTACGAGAAGCACTATCGGGAATTTAAGGGGCGGAAGGACATTTACGTATTGAACGGAGAAATACCGCAGGAAAACATCTTCAACTACGTGTTAAACTGCATCAAAGACTTACTGTAG
- the LOC128714377 gene encoding cytadherence high molecular weight protein 1-like — translation MRQLLLICALACAVGGVLSASLTRVGREEEVAGEQVAPVAVAGEEVSVVEPAALKRAEIPVAVEEAAPVAAEKTVEPVESQSIAEPVAEVAEPVALVAEAVADAVVPEGAVVQAVEEVVAAEPKLAEEGVAAFVEQEPAAIESLRSVEPAAEVAEPVVAIVEDVVAPVEEAVQVVEPVESLRSVAPVAEIVEPVAVVVAEEPEKKPEAAVVPAVKTVAEVILDKAEEKVAEEVVAAKDTEVAPVESLKSVEPAVEVSEPVAVVVEGAVVEKTEEQVVPQVKSVLPVATVAEPSEVVPQVVAVVEEKPAVVEQEVAPVESLRSVAVPEVAAVEPVEKVVEVVAAAPVEEKVVAPVESLRSVAPVVPVEEPVAAAVDTEQKVVEAVEEKVVAPVESLRQSAPVEAVNEPAVVVVEQEKKDEVAVVEKESVVAPAVKSVVVPEVVENVEKQEAPVAVEEPAGVVKSVPIAEDLVPVKEVEAEPHQALRGNEVRQEAGSSTTRPNLLQQIIQPVNNFIQATPLGQVLNRPSNTPAAAVPAAAENAEVAQDESAPAGTTSAPNLVQQLAQNVQNFFNPNAANANAEAESTTRPNIIQQVQNAVGSVFNRPATNSEQQQPQQPNPIQNIVQGVQNFFRPSTVAPASQAEGTANAPADTPQVAAAA, via the coding sequence ATGCGACAGCTTTTGCTGATCTGTGCGCTGGCCTGTGCCGTCGGCGGTGTGCTTAGTGCTTCGTTGACGCGCGTCGGCCGCGAGGAGGAGGTGGCCGGCGAACAGGTCGcaccggtggcggtggccgGCGAGGAGGTGTCGGTGGTGGAGCCAGCAGCGCTGAAGCGTGCCGAGATCCCGGTGGCGGTCGAGGAGGCCGCCCCGGTCGCGGCGGAGAAGACGGTTGAGCCGGTGGAAAGCCAGAGCATTGCGGAACCGGTGGCGGAAGTAGCGGAACCGGTGGCGCTGGTCGCCGAAGCCGTCGCCGATGCCGTCGTGCCGGAGGGCGCCGTTGTGCAGGCGGTCGAGGAGGTCGTCGCTGCCGAACCGAAACTGGCCGAGGAGGGTGTTGCTGCCTTCGTCGAGCAGGAACCGGCCGCCATCGAGTCGCTGCGCAGTGTGGAACCCGCAGCGGAGGTTGCCGAGCCCGTCGTTGCCATCGTGGAGGACGTTGTCGCCCCGGTGGAAGAGGCCGTGCAGGTGGTCGAACCGGTGGAGTCGCTGCGCAGTGTGGCCCCAGTTGCGGAGATTGTTGAGCCGGTGGCCGTCGTTGTTGCCGAGGAGCCGGAGAAGAAGCCGGAAGCCGCTGTCGTACCAGCCGTGAAAACCGTCGCCGAAGTGATCCTGGACAAGGCCGAAGAGAAGGTCGCCGAAGAGGTTGTGGCTGCCAAGGACACCGAAGTAGCACCGGTGGAATCGCTGAAGTCGGTCGAGCCCGCGGTTGAGGTGTCCGAGCCGGTTGCCGTCGTTGTTGAAGGAGCGGTCGTTGAGAAGACGGAGGAACAGGTTGTGCCCCAGGTTAAGTCCGTACTGCCAGTCGCCACCGTGGCCGAACCGAGCGAAGTCGTGCCGCAGGTTGTGGCCGTTGTCGAGGAGAAGCCGGCCGTTGTCGAACAGGAAGTTGCCCCGGTTGAGTCGCTGCGTTCGGTTGCCGTGCCGGAAGTTGCCGCTGTCGAGCCGGTCGAGAAGGTGGTTGAGGTTGTAGCGGCAGCACCAGTGGAGGAGAAGGTTGTGGCCCCGGTTGAATCGCTCCGTTCCGTTGCACCGGTTGTTCCTGTGGAAGAGCCCGTCGCTGCAGCCGTTGACACCGAGCAGAAGGTCGTGGAAGCCGTCGAGGAAAAGGTGGTGGCCCCGGTGGAGTCGCTGCGTCAATCTGCCCCGGTAGAAGCCGTCAACGAGCCAGCCGTCGTGGTTGTCGAGCAGGAGAAGAAGGACGAAGTTGCCGTCGTCGAGAAGGAATCCGTTGTCGCCCCGGCCGTGAAGAGCGTCGTTGTACCGGAAGTCGTCGAGAACGTGGAAAAGCAGGAAGCTCCAGTTGCGGTCGAAGAACCAGCGGGCGTCGTTAAGTCGGTACCGATTGCTGAGGATCTCGTCCCGGTGAAGGAGGTCGAGGCTGAACCGCACCAGGCACTGCGTGGCAACGAGGTACGTCAGGAGGCGGGCAGCTCCACCACTCGGCCCAATCTGCTCCAGCAGATCATCCAGCCGGTGAACAACTTCATCCAGGCGACACCGCTCGGACAGGTGCTGAACCGCCCATCGAACACACCGGCTGCCGCTGTTCCGGCCGCCGCCGAGAACGCCGAAGTCGCGCAGGACGAGTCGGCACCGGCCGGCACTACCAGCGCTCCCAACCTAGTCCAGCAGCTCGCCCAGAACGTGCAGAACTTCTTCAACCCGAACGCGGCGAACGCTAACGCTGAAGCCGAATCGACCACCCGCCCCAACATCATCCAGCAGGTGCAGAACGCCGTCGGATCCGTGTTCAACCGGCCGGCCACCAACTcggaacagcagcaaccgcaacaGCCCAACCCCATCCAGAACATCGTGCAGGGCGTGCAGAACTTCTTCCGACCAAGCACGGTAGCACCGGCCAGCCAGGCCGAGGGTACGGCCAATGCTCCCGCTGACACGCCCCAGGTGGCAGCGGCCGCCTAA